The sequence below is a genomic window from Papio anubis isolate 15944 chromosome X, Panubis1.0, whole genome shotgun sequence.
CTCTCTTGTATTGGGGATTCATTGCCAGTTCCCAGCCGGTCTTGACCACACAGGCTGTCTGCTTTCCTTCTCATTCCCAGATTTTGGAGtttcctttcactttttctgTTGAACCCTGTGTTCCTTGTTGGATAATGTATTCAAAGTGTGATTGTCTGCATACCACTTTGGTTTTTCTAAGTGGATGAGGCATGCTGGAAATGTTTTTAGTCAGCTATCTTGGAAAACAAAGGTCAGCCTCCTGTCACTTTTTGAGCTTCTTTGATCTTTTCATATGGTTACTGTGTTTTCTTATGACCATTATTTTCAGACTTCTCTGCTTGCTGTTTTTTCTCTACTCACTTTCTAACTGTTGGCCTTCCTGATAGCCCATTCTTTGTCCTCTAATTCGATACTCTGATATTAGGTGATGTCCTCCATTTCTGTGATTTAATAGAACTAACCATATTCCTAcaactttcaaattttttgtttgtttgtttgttttttgagatggagtctcattctgtcactcaggctggagtgcagtggcacaatctcggctcactgcaacctctgcctcccgggttcaagcaattctcctgccttagcttcctgagtagctggaattacaggtgcgcaccaccatacctggctaaattttgtatttttagaaagagatggggtttcaccattgttggtcaggctggtctcgaactcctgaccttgtgatccgcccatgtcggcctcccaaagtgctgggattacaggcgtgagccactgtgcctggccacaactttcaattttatatatctatCCCAGACTTCACTTAGGAGATCAAGATTCATCTGTCTAATGCCCATTTAACAGCCCCTCTTTGAGTCTCTCTCAGATGTCTCGGTTTATACAGATATAAACTTGAACCCTTCATTGCacctctgtttcaaaaaaaaaaaaaaccaaagcaaaaacctCACCAGCAGAAGAAACTACAAAAATCCTGTTACACTCCCACTGTttattagataatattattttaGCTGTCTAGGCCAGAATCCTGGGTGCCATCCTTGATTCTTTCCTCTCGTTTCTTCCACATACCTAGTTCCTTGCCACTCCCTGTGAGtactaatttcaaaatatatttcaaattttatccACTTTCTCTTATCCCTATTCTTGCAATCTTAATACAAGTTACTATCATCTATCTCTGAGACCACTGTATTATTTATGAGTGCCTAATACTAGGTATTATACAGAATAACAAACTGagcataattttgtttttaggattTCAAATTAATTGTAAACACTAATTTTGAACTCCCAGAATTCTGAAGTTACAAGAATAAGAGGTAAGAccctaaatacaaaaaaaaatcctaaactggccgggcgcggtggctcacgcctgtaatcccagcactttgggaggccgaggcgggtggatcacaaggtcaggagatcgagaccatggtgaaaccccgtctctactaaaaatagaaaaaattagccgggcgcagcggtgggcgcctgtagtcccagctactcgggaggctgaggcaggagaatggcgtgaacccgggaggcggagcttgcagtgagccgagattgcgccactgcactccagcctgggcaacagagcaagactccgtctcaaaaaaaaaaaaaaaaaaaaaaaaaaatcctaaactaaAAACAGTGACTTCATTTTCCTCCCTAATAGAACTGTGTGATGCTTGGGTATCCAGAGGAGGTAAGCCAGAATATTGGGAAACATTTGTTTCTAGTTCAGATTTTGGTTTCTAGTAATTCTATTGTTTTTTAAGTTATTCAGAATTTTatggtgggaggaggaagaatagaaattaatttttatattatataaacataacttttttttgccagttatataattttacattaggTTAAGAGTGAGAATATATTTCTATCTCCTCTATATGTATctctatatattacatatgtagtaatacatatgttaatgtTCTGAATAAGGAACTTACTATATTGCTAAGTGAATAGGTCTCATCCCTTGGAATGAAGTTGAGCATTATTGATAGGAGGTTGTTTTTATGAGAGCAGACCAGATACTAAATGAGATACATTGAACTAAACTGCATGCTCTTCCTAACAGAGGCACAAAATTTTCTTACGTTTTTAACCAATTAAGTATAATGGGCTAGTGTGAGCAAAGTAAATTTCTATGATAAGGTAACTAACTTGATATTCAGGTAGTTGTTGGGGGTTTGTACCTTTGGGGACATTATTTGTCTGCCATGAATAGAGGTTAttgctggcatctagtgggtagatgccagagatgctgctaagtATCCTACAGTGGCCAGGATAGCCCCCCACAATGGTTATCAGACGTCCACAGTGGTGAGGTTGAGCCAACTCTCTTCTAGAGTATTTGTTTTTCAACCCACTACTGCAATGTCctaagtatttttcaaaattcatttaacaaataaaccCTTAATAGAGGAGTAATGGTTGTAACAAttccatgattttatttttgtgaaaatttaaatgaatggaAGTATATTTGTGTGTACTTGCAATAATTTAGGAGACGAAGGAATCAAGGATGAATAccaggtttctggcttgagcAACTCACCAGGAGGATGTTGTTGACATtgagatgagaagaaaaaaaaaaaaaatagaagtgtgGGAAAAGATCTTCATTTCAGATTTTATACTTGTAGAATTTGAGGTGCCTGAGAGATATCAAGGTGAAGTCCTGAAGATCAGAACATAGGCTTTTAGACATATCCTTAATTTGCAATTCAtcagtatataaatataatttggagCTAGGATGGATGAAATCACCCAGTAGagtgtatatctttttttttttccatttacttttcagATTTACTGAGtgaacataattttctttttataaacatttgatctaaatcatttttgttgttgttgttgctggttgtttggtttttaataCTGGGAACACTGAGATTCAGTTAGAAAGATACCCTGAAATCTGAAATACACCAatccctcccactctccacccaaaatctaGTTGGTTTAAATGAGCAGAATgatccatttttccattttaggtGAGCAGATGTTTATGAAAGATCTTAGAACTGTTTGCCTCATTTATCAGGCAAATTTACAAGCAAAGAAGCCATTAATCGTATTTCAACTTGTAAATAGAAGACGACTAGGACTCAGGTTCATATCTTACACTTTTAACATGAACTGGTTGAAAGAAACATTAACAATTTCAAACTaaagaaattttaagtttttcctcacaaaagcataaaaatggagATCTTAACAGGAAATTCTTAAAAGGTAAAAACAACTCTTACTTATACTAGTCCTTGGGTAGTTTAATATAGAACAggttgttctttttgtttctttgaaaaggaaTTTTTGGTCCCAAGTCTGTTCCTGCTTAGTATCTGCTCCAGCCTTCCCCTCTCTCCAAGCGGCCTCCTTGACAGCCTCCACCCCTGGGCACCCTGCAGCTCGACCGGCTGTAAGAATCATGCAGGGGAGGGCTGCTCCTTTCCATGGGCAGAGGGAGCCCAAGATCCGGTGTGCCTACCCGATCTCGACCTCTCGAGTAGCTATCGCTCTGGCCGTAACTGTTGCTGGAACTGTTGCGGCCCCCACCGTAGGCGTCGGGTGAGCTGCCCAGGTACTCCTTATAGCGGCCTCCTCCTGCGTAGCGGTCACTCAGGCCGTAGCTGTTGATGGAACTGTCGTGGCCCCCACCGTAGGCGTCAGGCGAGCGGCCTCCGTACTCCTCGTAGTGGCCTCCTCCTCCGTAGCGGTGGCTCCGGCCATGACTGTTGCTGGGACTGTCGCGGCCCCTGCTGTAGGTGTCGGGCGAGTGGCCTCGGTATTCCTCGTAGCTGCCTCCTCCTCCGTAGTGGTCGCTCCGGCCGTAACTGTTGCTGGAACTGTCGTGGCCCCTGCTGCAGGCATCGGTGGAGCGGTCCCCGCTGTGGGCGTCGGGCGAGTGGCCCCCAGTGTGAGCACTGGGATTGCGGCCACCACTGTGGGTGTCAGGCGAGCGGCCCCCGCTGTGGGTGTCCTGCGAGCAGCCTCGGTACTCCTCGTAGTGGCCTCCGCCTCCATAGCGTTGGCTCCCGCTGTAACTGTTGCTGGAACTGTGGCGGCCCCCGCTGTAGGCGGCCTCGGGCGAGCGGCCCCCGCTGTAGGCGGCCTCGGGCGAGCGGCCCCCGCTGTAGGCGGCCTCGGGCGAGCGGCCCCCGCTGTTGGCGGCCTGGGGCGAGCTACCCTGGTACTCCTCGTAGTGGCCTCCTCCTCTGTAGCGGTGGCTCCAGCTGTAGCTGTTGATGGAACTGTCGCGGCCTCTGCTGTAGGGGATGGGCGAGCGGCCCCCGCTGTAGGTGTCAGGGGAAGGGCCTCCATACTCCTCGTAGTGGCCTCTTCCTCCATAGCGGTCGCTCCGGCCGTTGCTGGAACTGTCGTGGCCCCCGCTGTAGGCATCTGGCAAAGTGACGGGCAAGGCGTCGGGTGAGCGGCCCCGGTACCCCTCATAGCGGTATCCTCCTCCGTAAGATGGCGGTGTCCCCCGCCCAGGGGTGGCGCGGCACGGGCCTCTGTAGCTCTCGAGGGGCTCTCGGTAGGAGCCTCTGCTGGGATGATCCACGTAGTCATGGTCGCGACCCCTGTAGCTGTTTTGCTTGCCATAGCCTCTCAAGGGACAGTAGTCCCGGACACTGGAGTGGCTATAATAGCGGCGGCTGTACTCTCTGAGCGCGGCGATAAAATCCCCGGGGTCGCGGCACCGGGGCAGTGGCTCCCGGAGCAGTGGGCCTGAGTAGCCCTCTCGCCCCCACATGGCCGGCGCCTTCCCAGGCATTCCACCGCCACCAATGCGAGCCAGGCTCGACGGGGGCGCAGCCCTCTTGCGGGGTGGGCCCGCCCAGCGCTGCAGCTGCACGCTTGAGTAGCCGTCTCGCCCCCACACAGCCGGGGCCTTCCCGCGCATTCCACTGCCAACGCTGCGAGCCAGGCTCGACGGCGCGGCCCTCTTGCGGAGTGGGCTGGCCCAGCGCTGTGGCGGTGGCCCACGCTTCCTGGGCATCGGGGCCCTGTAGGGCCACTGGTCAAAATACCCCGCGTAGCCATGGCCATCATCAGGCCCGCCCCAGGAGTGAGGTCGCTGTGGGCTGCTGCCACACCCACGGGTTCCGTGTGGGAACCTCGAGCGACTGCTGCTGCCGGGGGGCGGCGGCCCCCACCGGCTGCTCTTGAATGCTGGTTTGATGGCCCCGGCCACCTTGATGGCCTTACCATCAAGGTACTTGCCATTCAGATCTCTGGCGGCGGCCTCGGCATCTGCAGGGCTTTCGAAGGTGACGAACGCAAAGCCCCTCGATTTGTTGGTTTCTCGGTCTTTCATCAGGAGAACGTTGATGATGCGGCCATACTTGACAAACTCAGCCTTGAGGGCTTTCTCGTCGGTTTTGAGGTTGAGGCCCCCAACGAAAAGCTTCTCTGGGCGATCCGCTTCCATCATGTCTGCTTTTCGAATGGTGGGTCAGAGGCAGTGGGAGGTGATGAGGCAGCAACTCAGTCGCGGTCTTCCAGCACTCTCGTAGAGGGCGGCTCCTACCGGTTGGGGGGTGTATGTCTCAAGAAGGAAAAGAGTACCTTAGTGATAGTTCTTGGGAACAACAACGTTTATGATACAgatagaggaaaacctaggaaaagaaaataagaagtagCCAGAGAGGTAGAAGAGATCCCAGAAGTGTAGTCTTCtaagccaaaggaaaataatctttCCAGACATATGGAATGGTTATTGATATGGTGGTTGTTGGTAACATTGGTGGATGTGAGAGTGGATAGAAACCAAATTGTAGTGGGTTGAGAAGTCCATGGTAAGTAATAAATTTAGTTGTGTTGTAGATTTATGTAAGTTTGGCTGTAAAAGAAGAGGCAGATGGAGGGGGATGTGGGATCGTGGGAGgtatttttgtgtttgcttttaaaGATCAGAGATAATTcttcattggtattttaaaagacaaatcgCATATTTGAAATTTAGGTATACTGAAGCATATCAAATACGTTTGGTTAATAGACATGCAttctgtgaggtttttttttttttttttttttttttgagacagagtctcgctctgtcacccaggctggagtgtagcggggtgatctcagctccctgcaacctctgagcctcctgggttcaagcgattctcctgcctcatcctcctgaggagctgggattacaggggcccaccaccacatccggctaatttttgtgtttttagtagagacagggtttcaccatgttggccaggctggtctccaactccttagCTCAAaagatctgcctgctttggcctcccaaagtgctggtattacaggtgtgagccaccgcgcccagccgtatGAGTGTATTTCTAAATGATGTTTTTTGCCTTCAAGGTATTGATGgataatattgtatattttaaagtattttaagtaGTTGCTTAGATTCTAAGTGATTCAGCAAGTGTGaaaatagttcttttaattaCCATAGATATTGGTATATGTTTAATACTcagacactatttttttttccagatctttCCAGAAATCGTTTTACAGAAATTCCTTCTGATGTCTGGTTATTTGCACCCCTTGAAACATTAAATTTATATCATAATTGCATCAAAAGCATTCCTGAAGCCATTAAAAATCTACAGATGTTAACGTACCTTAACATTAGGtaaggaaacaatttaaaaataaattttggtttttattgtcgTTCTAATCCTTTTTTAGTGGCAAAGGAATATGTTTGATTTGGCTGTGTAGCTTAAATTTATCTCAACAGtatcttatttgtgtttttttatgttCACATTATTTTGTAGGCTTTTCTTGAGAGCAGAGCTTTGCAAACTTTAACACACAGGAATTACCTGGGGATCTGTTAGAATGCAGATTGTAATTTCTTAGGTCTGTTGTGGggcctgcatttctaacaagccccTTGGCAATGCTCATGCCTACCTGCTGGTCCTTAGACCTCAGTTTGAGTAGCAAGGCTTTAGACcataaatattttccagaaattatAGCACCACAATACAGATTTTATATGCATCCTTAGATATGTGAAACAAACAGTGCTTGAgttattttttctcacttttgtgACTTCTTGCTTCTACTTCAAGGATGGTTAGAGTGGGATAAGAATATTGAAAGGTTTGGAAGTGGATGACAGTTCATGTTTATACTTAGTAAGTACTTACCATGTGCTAGGCCGTGTTCCAAACACTTTACCCATATTACCTTATCTAGTTTTCATGACAGCATTTTGACATAGGTACTGTTGTTATCCCTgcattacagatgaggaaactgggttAAGCTCTTTGTCCAAATTCATAGATATATTCAGCAAGTGGTAGAGCCAAGATTAAAATCAAAGCAGTCTGGCTGTAGAGCTCTCATTCATACATAGCTTTTACCCTATATATATAAAAGAGTGAACACTTACTAAGTATAAGAAAAACCTTTCCCTGCCAAATCAGTAAAATTGAATGAAAATTGATATATTGTgacttaattttagaaattttttctttttttattcagttGGAAGGGATAATCTCATTAACCAAGTTACTTGTCTAAATTCCCATATGGAGAAGTAGTagatataattaatatacataaatgaTGATGTTCCCTTCTCACTGTGATATATCAATTCTTTTATATGACTCTCCTAGTGGTGTTACCTGACAGTACAAGCTATTTTAACTGAAACCACTTTACACCTTAAAATGTGTGAGGGAGGTTTCCTTCCATAGATGTCAGTCATTTGGGTTGTCCTTTCTCTAAGTAGGTATAAATCTCCTTGGCCTGGCTTAGGAGAGATTTGAGGAAAATGAGGTGTTTTtaagttttgtctttgtttctgtttcattttgttcttttgcgGAAAAAGTGATTTGCCAAAAACTGAATTACATTTCTCTATTAACACATATGGTAGTCTTAGTTTTACTAAAATGTTCTCTAATTCTATCCTGTCATGATCTGTAAAAgtcaactttgattttttttttacagtcacAAAAATCTTTGAGCAAACTATATTGAAATAACATTTGTTCCAGTGAGTGAATTCCTCTTTAAAGCATGTAGTAAAAAAGGGACAATTAATAATTTGTTTGCCAGTATGAAGAAACCAGAAACCAGATCCTGGTGAAAGATGATTGTGTTAACTCTAtgaatatgcctttttttttttttttttttttttttttttagacggagtcttgctctgtctctcagggtggagtggcaccatcttggctcactgcaacctccacctcccaagttcaaatgattcacctgcctcagcctctcaagtagctagaactacaggtgcctgccaccaggcccggctaatttttagtagagacagtgtttcaccatgttggccaggctggtctcaaactcctgacctcaaatgatttgcccgccttggcctcccagaagtgctggaattacaagcatgagccactgtgcttggcctgaaTATGCTTtttaagggaagaaaataattttaaagctatttttggCCTGAAGATGTATTAGAATGAGTTCGCCATTATTtcttccatgtatttatttattttggtgaaaatatcttaataaacttgttaaataattttcaactgttctttcttcctatatactaccccccccccccttttttcaGTAGAATCCTATAGAAAGATCCTTGTGTGCCCTGGTGTGAAGGGCCCCAGGCAgaccatttctccaaggagcctgcTTGATCCTGAAAGTATGAAGGATTATGACAGGACCCTAGCATATTTGACGTTCTAGCAGTCTGGCCAGTATTGCTAGTTGAGGGGCAttgccatttgtttgtttgtttgtttgtttgtgctgTGTTATTAAAGCCAGTTTAGTATTTCTGGATGTCCTTTGCCACAGAAAAGATGGGGAGGACGGTGTTCAAGTCCCCACTTGAGTAATACTGGACTTTTGTTGCTGTGTATGTTACATGAAATGCTAGGTATAGGTCTATAAATGTCActttgaaaaataggaaaaataatagcTTATCGCTTACCAATGCTTGTTAGTATGTAAATGGAATggaaacatatacattttggtaGTGGTTCATTTGGGTCAGTCAGTCTGTTTTGGCGTATAAATTTGACCATAGTACTTTGAGGGCAAAGACCCCAgagccagattgcctgggtttgaatcctgcctctcccactttcagctgtgtgactttgagcagtTTATTTACACTCTTGTGactatttcttcatctgcaaaatggggatcaCTGTGAGAGTTAATTCACATGAGCTGCTCTGAACATGGCCTGGcaatagtaggcactcagtaaatgttagttattatatttaaatgtatctaCAAAGATAAGAATGTTTTATCAACTTTGGGCTGAGATAAAGGGCTAATAGGCTGTTAAACCTTAAAAGGGAATGGGTTAGGGTTACTACATGTTTTTGAAGATATAGTCctattcattcttttataaacTTGAACATAGTGCATGCACATTTATCCCTGGAGACTTTCCCTAGCATGGAAGTATTGAATATGCCAGAATTATATCAAGGAGCAAAGTTCTGACATTATTGAGCTCAGAAGAATCATTCTGTGTTTTTGAGAACTGACGGTGTGTAGAGTAGTATCATAGGTCTGCCTGCATAGGCTTTGCTATGCTATGAATCTCTGCAGtacttgggcaaatcacttaagcagttttaactttcattttctgatttgtaTAATGGAGATAATAACTACTTAATCTTGTGTCATCaacatgaggattaaatgagacagtgcTTATAAGAAAGTTACCACTGTGCCTGATACAAAGTGAGCACTCAGTAAGTAATTATTAAGTTATTACTTAGTGATAGaatattatttacttaaaaagtgatttcttcatttttaatatgtcACATTACATACATACTCTCATAAAGaaactttctcattcttttcagcCGAAATCTTTTATCAACATTGCCAAAATACCTATTTGATCTTCCCCTTAAAGTTTTGGTCGTCAGTAATAATAAACTAGTATCCATTCCAGAAGAAATTGGGAAGTTAAAAGATTTAATGGAGTTGGTGAGTAAAATAGTTGTATTAATTGAATGCAATATGCATAATATATCTACATTTTGGAAGATTAcccatttttaatgaaatttcattgtaagttttttaaaaagtactaactTGGTATATGTCTAAATTCGGTAAGACTTAGTAAAATCTTGAGATACTATATGTCTGAGTTTTTCCAGTCACAAAATAGCATGATTCTTCCTTAGTCCTAGTGGAGTCAGAAGGCTTGCTTACAaactttaagaaatacttttcaaATGAATAAGCATTTGTTTACTCATTTTGTGTACAGTAAAGGTCTTAGAGAAAAGCtaagggaatttttaaaataaagcttttataGGACTATGATATATCCTTAGAGTAaggagataaaagaagaaagtatCTGCAAATGGTAGAATTAGCAATGTAACTCCTCCTCACTGTTTGCTTCTGTGATGTTATAACACTTTTTAGactgaaataaacaataaaaggcTGTTATATGCAATTGATTGTAGAAATatagaataatttaaattaattacctTGGACATAACATTTTAGGTATTGAAGGATATTGAATTCTGAGAAAAATATGTTCAGATCCTCTTAGATGTCTTAGATATTGTTTGAAAGAGGTAGGTAGGATGTATTTTCCTAATCATCTATAGCATTGTTATAAtagctttcagttatttttcgtATCTTTTGGTTAT
It includes:
- the RBMXL3 gene encoding RNA-binding motif protein, X-linked-like-3 is translated as MMEADRPEKLFVGGLNLKTDEKALKAEFVKYGRIINVLLMKDRETNKSRGFAFVTFESPADAEAAARDLNGKYLDGKAIKVAGAIKPAFKSSRWGPPPPGSSSRSRFPHGTRGCGSSPQRPHSWGGPDDGHGYAGYFDQWPYRAPMPRKRGPPPQRWASPLRKRAAPSSLARSVGSGMRGKAPAVWGRDGYSSVQLQRWAGPPRKRAAPPSSLARIGGGGMPGKAPAMWGREGYSGPLLREPLPRCRDPGDFIAALREYSRRYYSHSSVRDYCPLRGYGKQNSYRGRDHDYVDHPSRGSYREPLESYRGPCRATPGRGTPPSYGGGYRYEGYRGRSPDALPVTLPDAYSGGHDSSSNGRSDRYGGRGHYEEYGGPSPDTYSGGRSPIPYSRGRDSSINSYSWSHRYRGGGHYEEYQGSSPQAANSGGRSPEAAYSGGRSPEAAYSGGRSPEAAYSGGRHSSSNSYSGSQRYGGGGHYEEYRGCSQDTHSGGRSPDTHSGGRNPSAHTGGHSPDAHSGDRSTDACSRGHDSSSNSYGRSDHYGGGGSYEEYRGHSPDTYSRGRDSPSNSHGRSHRYGGGGHYEEYGGRSPDAYGGGHDSSINSYGLSDRYAGGGRYKEYLGSSPDAYGGGRNSSSNSYGQSDSYSRGRDRVGTPDLGLPLPMERSSPPLHDSYSRSSCRVPRGGGCQGGRLERGEGWSRY